The DNA segment TCCACCGCAGCAAGAAGGTGGAAAACCTTTACTATACAGGTCACTACTGCCATCCAGGCATCGGCGTCCCCATGGTGCTCATCTCATCACAGATAGTGAGGGACCAGATAGCCAAGGGTACGAAGGAGGAGTAAGATGGTCGACGAGAGGCTCCGCTCCATTTTCAAGGAGGGAAGCAAGACCTACTACAACTCCACCATCTTCTTCCGTCGGGAGGTCAAGGAGGACGTGTTCAAGCTCTACGCTTTCGTCCGGGTAGCGGACGACCTCGTGGACTCAATACCCCAGAGGGTCGAGGAGTTCTATCGCCTCAAGGAGAGGTTCCACGCGGCCCTGGAGGGCGAGGAGGTCGATGATATCGTCATCTCCTCCTTCGTCGAGCTGTATCGACGCAAGGGGTTCCAGCGGGAGTGGGTGGAGGCCTTCCTGCACTCCATGGAGATGGACCTGGGTACGCGATCCTACCAGACCATGGACGACCTGCAGGTCTACCTGTACGGCTCCGCGGAGGTGGTCGGGCTGATGATGGCCCGCATCATGGATCTACCGGAGTCCTCCTATCCCTACGCTCAGCACCTGGGGAGAGCGATGCAGTACATCAACTTCATACGCGACATCCAGGAGGACATCAGGCTCGGCCGTTCGTACTTCCCCCAGGAGGAGCTTCTCAGATATGGCCTGCCCGACCTGAAGGAATCCACGGTGAGGATGCATCCAGA comes from the Methanomassiliicoccus sp. genome and includes:
- a CDS encoding phytoene/squalene synthase family protein; protein product: MVDERLRSIFKEGSKTYYNSTIFFRREVKEDVFKLYAFVRVADDLVDSIPQRVEEFYRLKERFHAALEGEEVDDIVISSFVELYRRKGFQREWVEAFLHSMEMDLGTRSYQTMDDLQVYLYGSAEVVGLMMARIMDLPESSYPYAQHLGRAMQYINFIRDIQEDIRLGRSYFPQEELLRYGLPDLKESTVRMHPEMFKQFVRAQIRRYMEWQRIAERGYAEIPRRDLVAIKTAADMYKFTATKIYSRPMRVFHKKVKPSLGRIMIGYSRNRLWPLAYRQCPARGRIKGDYDE